From Populus trichocarpa isolate Nisqually-1 chromosome 19, P.trichocarpa_v4.1, whole genome shotgun sequence, a single genomic window includes:
- the LOC18107988 gene encoding pelargonidin 3-O-(6-caffeoylglucoside) 5-O-(6-O-malonylglucoside) 4'''-malonyltransferase — protein MKIEITSRKWITPSSPTPPHLQSLKISSFDQHGQNHYVPSFHFYPANEEECGVISNAEKSLRLQESLSEVLTLYYPFAGRYSSDEPLIECNDKGAEYLEAQVAGSLSQLLSDEELETQLQNHFVPPMFDPISSPPLVVQFNRFECGGIAIGVSMTHKMVDAFSAFGFITAWATACRIGIDKACPPSFELGSIFPPRDAFRIENWERKATATNKIVTKRFVFDAVAISNLKAAVSASARNNSSELPKQQITRVKAVAALIWGSCIRVSQAVHGRMRPSIIKFPINLRGKTNLPIPENSCGNFAGWSAPHFMPNDEGELKIHELVSRIHDGIEQTLTNYAKASSSDEFFIMVMNDFRKLDEALKQTEQQDVYLFSCWCRFPMYEADFGWGKPSLVSRGVQAHKEMILLFDTKDGNGIDAWVSLEENNMLLFKQDPDLLAFTT, from the coding sequence ATGAAAATTGAAATCACATCTAGAAAATGGATCACTCCATCATCTCCAACTCCACCCCACCTTCAAAGCTTGAAAATATCAAGTTTTGACCAGCATGGTCAGAATCATTACGTGCCTAGCTTCCACTTCTACCCGGCTAATGAAGAAGAATGTGGCGTAATCAGCAATGCAGAGAAAAGTTTGCGGTTACAGGAATCATTGTCTGAGGTCTTAACGCTATATTATCCATTCGCAGGAAGATATTCGAGTGATGAACCCTTAATTGAATGCAATGATAAGGGAGCCGAGTATTTGGAAGCCCAAGTAGCTGGCTCTCTCTCTCAGCTCCTCAGCGATGAAGAGCTCGAGACCCAGTTGCAGAATCACTTTGTTCCACCAATGTTCGATCCTATTAGTAGCCCTCCGCTAGTTGTTCAATTCAACAGGTTTGAGTGTGGTGGAATTGCTATAGGTGTATCTATGACACACAAGATGGTCGATGCATTCTCGGCATTTGGATTCATTACGGCATGGGCAACTGCGTGCCGAATAGGGATCGACAAGGCATGCCCTCCAAGTTTCGAATTGGGTTCCATTTTCCCACCAAGAGATGCATTTAGAATCGAGAATTGGGAACGTAAAGCTACAGCTACAAATAAGATTGTCACAAAAAGGTTTGTGTTTGATGCTGTAGcaatatcaaatttgaaagctGCTGTTAGTGCCAGCGCTAGAAATAACAGTTCAGAGTTGCCGAAACAACAAATCACAAGAGTAAAGGCTGTGGCGGCACTCATATGGGGGAGTTGTATTAGGGTGTCTCAAGCTGTACATGGCCGAATGAGACCTTCCATCATCAAATTTCCTATCAATCTGCGAGGAAAGACAAATCTTCCTATACCAGAGAACTCTTGTGGAAACTTTGCAGGTTGGTCAGCTCCCCATTTTATGCCCAATGATGAGGGCGAGTTGAAAATTCACGAGTTAGTAAGTCGGATCCATGATGGCATTGAACAAACTCTCACAAATTACGCGAAAGCTTCAAGTTCTGATGAATTTTTTATCATGGTGATGAACGACTTTCGAAAGCTAGATGAAGCATTGAAGCAAACTGAACAACAAGATGtctatttgttttcttgctgGTGTCGGTTCCCTATGTATGAAGCAGATTTTGGTTGGGGAAAGCCCAGTTTGGTGAGTAGAGGTGTGCAGGCTCACAAAGAGATGATTTTGCTTTTTGACACGAAAGATGGTAATGGAATTGACGCGTGGGTGAGCTTGGAAGAAAACAACATGCTTCTTTTTAAACAAGATCCTGATCTTTTAGCTTTCACTACCTAA